A stretch of the Zeugodacus cucurbitae isolate PBARC_wt_2022May chromosome 6, idZeuCucr1.2, whole genome shotgun sequence genome encodes the following:
- the LOC105219361 gene encoding uncharacterized protein LOC105219361, whose translation MNKNYSKDCLGLCLRISALHQTWKWLHQTIALHEYLISVTAASSAGHYCDKNLMHFKVAKENQIQYTLKF comes from the coding sequence ATGAATAAGAATTACAGCAAAGATTGTTTGGGGCTTTGTTTAAGGATATCCGCACTTCATCAAACGTGGAAGTGGTTGCATCAAACAATCGCTTTACATGAATATTTAATATCGGTTACTGCAGCAAGCTCGGCAGGCCATTACTGTGATAAGAATTTGATGCATTTCAAGGTCGCCAAAGAAAATCAGATTCAATATACTCTCAAATtctaa